The genomic region TTGATTGGCTGTTAACATGCCCAAAGTGCAGCAGACCTCCAGTCCCATAGAGGTTACATTTTTAACCATATCCAAAACTTGTTCAAATTGGGAATTATCTCGTACTTCGCGCCAAGCAGCGCCCATACAGATTCGACTGACACCATTTTCCCTAGCTTTCTGAGCAATATTTAATACTGTTTCCTTAGCTAATAAAGCTTCTGGCTTGACCTCAGTTTTATAATGGGAGGACTGGGCACAGTAACCACAGTCTTCTGGGCAACCACCAGTTTTAATAGATATTAGCTTGCACACCTGTATTTGTTTAGGATTATGAAATTGACGGTGTACAGTAGCGGCTTGATAAACCAGCTCTAAAAATGGTGTATTGTAGATAGCGAAAATCTCATTTTTTTGCCAATCGTAGCGTATTTGCGCCATTACTATCCTTTTACTATCCTTTATAATGAACAGAAAGACACGAAAATTTTAACCGTGGGATACAAGTAGACTAGCATCATCTACGGACCAATGGCAATTAGCAATCATGTAGAATCAAGAAAACACTAAAAATCCTAAAAATGACCCTAGCTGAAACTCCAAATCATACAAACTCTCATAATCCTTTACTTTCCCTCAACTATGAATATAAATTGGAGTCATTAGGTAATGATTACTATGACGAAGTTGACGCGGAAGAATTTCCCCAACACATTTTACGCTGGCGAAATAACTCATTATTAGAACGTTTAGGAATAGACCATCAAATAATTACAGACCAAAACTTTATTGATAGCTTTGGCAAATTCGAAGGAAAGAAACCATTTTTAGCACTGCGTTATCACGGCTATCAATTTGGTGAATATAACCCCCATTTAGGAGATGGTAGAGGTTTTCTTTATGGACAAGTTAGGGGTGTGGATGGAGAACTATATGATTTTGGCACTAAGGGGTCAGGGAGAACGCCTTATTCCCGTGGTGGTGATGGAATGCTAACCCTCAAGGGAGGGGTGAGAGAAGTTTTAGCAGGGGAAGCATTACATCGTTTAGGTGTGAGAACATCCCGATGTTTAAGTATGATTGAAACTGGATTATCTTTATGGCGAGGAGATGAACCTTCTCCCACCCGTTCATCAGTTATGGTGCGCATGAGTAAATCCCATATTAGATTTGGCACTTTTGAGAGATTACATTATTTAAAACGCCCGGATTTAATCCAGAAATTATTAGATCATGTGATTGATCAATATTATCAAGATCTAAACAATCAGCAGGATAAATATGCTTTGTTTTATGCTGAACTGGTGAAGAGAGTAGCGGAGTTAGTGGCACAATGGATGTGCGCGGGTTTTTGCCATGGGGTTTTAAATACTGACAACATGTCTATTACAGGGGAAAGTTTTGACTATGGACCCTATGCTTTTATCCCCACCTATGATTTAAATTTTACTGCTGCCTATTTTGACTATTATCGGCGTTATTGTTATGGTCAGCAACCAAGTATTTGTTATTTAAATTTAGAACTGTTGCAAGAGCCATTAAAAGCGGTGATTGACCCAGCGGATCTGGATTATGGGTTAGCAAAATTTCAGGAATACTACCATGCAGAATATGGGAATTTGATGTTGAAAAGATTAGGTTTCGCCCAACCCAAATTTCCAGAAGCTGATGATTTGTTAGATCTCACAATTATTTTTTTAAAAGAAAGTCAAATTAATTATCATCAGTTTTTTGCCGATATGGCAAAGACATTTTCCCCCAGATGGCGTGAGGAACCTAGTTTAATTATGGAGGAATCACAAATTTTGCCAAGGTCATTATCTGTTTTTAAAAACTGGTGTGCACTTTATCATCAAGTCCTCAACAATTCGGTTTCCCAAGAAATGGCGACGAATGTTGGTACAACCTTAATCCAATATAATCCCCAGTCCAATTTACTAAGACCAGTAATTGAAGAGATTTGGCAACCAATTGTGGAACAGGATAATTGGCAACCTTTTTATGATTTGATCCAAAATTTTCATACCTAGATAACAAACCGTGCTGTCTAAACTTTTAACAGCACGGCTATTTGCCTTATTTATTTCCAAACTCTACTCAGATAAGCCTTGGCTGGTGTAAGCATCCATACCATAAGCAGGAGTGCGGGTTTCATAATTAATTTCTTGACCGGTAATTGACTTGGCTAGTCTTGCAAACGACTCAGAACGCCAATTACGTTCATGAATGGGCTTGCTTTGCTCACCCATAAAATATGCTAGGGAACCAATCAACCCAGCTGCGACCCAACCAATAACAAATAATGCAATTAACACAACCATTTGAGTAACTCCTTGTTGAATGAGTCTTTATTACTCTATATAAATAAAGATAACAAAATGTTAAGAAAATTGTCAAATGGGTCTCAAGTGTGGTAACCGCCATTTAAAGTAGGGGTTGCTGGAAAAAAAGACAGGCTTTTTGCCTGTCCCAAGAAAAAAGTGCGATTAGCAGGGAATTTAGAAATTCATCTCAGCAGCTTGGACTTTTTCTATTTGTTTCTTCTTCAGCACTAGCATTACCTGTGCCATCATGACTAAACAGATAAAGGCAATCAGCCACACAACCCTAGAACTATCTTGTAGGACAATTTCTACGTCTTTCTGACCAAAACCACCCACATTGGGGTTATTGGTTAAAGCATCACCAGATGCTACAGTTTGTCCCTCAGAAACAATTAATTCCGGACCCGCAGGGACAGTGTCTTCCACCACATCTCCCGATGCAGTGGTGATGCTAACTATAGATTTGACATTACCATCTTCATCTTCGGTTTGGGCAATCTTGCTAATTGTCCCCCCAGCAGAAGCATTGTAAATGTTATTGTTGCTCTTTTCACCTGTGGGGTAAACTTGTCCACGTCCCCGATTTCCGCCAACATGAATGGAATATTTGCCAAAGTGGATATTTTTGTCGGTAGCAGGGTTAGGTGACAATACAGGAAAAACAATTTCTTGATATTCTTCCCCAGGTAATGGCCCAACAATAATTACATTTTCTTGATCTTCCTTGTAGGTTTGGAATGGTAGATCTCCTACTTCTTCTTTGAGTTCTTCTGGTATGCGATCTTCTGGAGCAATCTTAAACCCTTCCGGTAACATCAATACCGCTCCAACGTTTAGACCAACCTTAGAACCATCCGCTCCTACTTGCTGTACGCTGGTATCGTATGGTATTTTGACCACCGCTTTAAATACGGTGTCAGGTAGTACGGATTGTGGTACTTCTACTTCCGTGTTTTTGGCAGCTAGGTGACAGTTGGCACATACAATTCGCCCTGTGGCTTCGCGAGGTGTTTCGGGAGCAGTTTCCTGCGCCCAGAAAGGATAAGCAGCAGCACTTTGGGGTTGAACGAAATCGCTAGCCAAGGAAAATGTCACGGAGGCGATCGCTATTAGTAATGTATTTAACATTACCTTAGCAGCGCGAGTTAACCTCGCTGGTGTAAGGGCGTTTCTCATCTCTATAAAGTCACGTTTCGGTTTTAGTTAGTCAGTTGTCATTAGTCAGCATTGAATTAAGCCCACCAGGGGTTTTCATTAGTGCGGAAGTCAGTTTCCGTCCAAGGGGTCAAAACGATAGTGTCATCGTTGACATTAGCATGAGCTAAAGCTAGGGATTTAGGTGCAGGTCCGCGTACAACTTTACCAGTAGCATCGTATTGAGAACCGTGGCAAGGACATTTAAACTTATTCTCTGCTACGTTCCAGGGAACAACACAACCCAGGTGAGTACAGATAGCATTAATGCCATAATCAGCAATTGCTTCTTTAGTTTCCACCACGATGTAGGTAGGGTCTCCCTTTAATCCTTGTACTAAAGTCCGATCTCCCACATTGTGACTAGAAAGGAACTTGCTGACACTAACATCATTGCCCAGTTCATCCTTTGCTACTGAGCCACCACCAGCACCACCGCTAGCGGGCGGGATGAAGTAGTTAACAACCGGATAAAGCACTCCAGCAGCTACCCCGGTAACAGTCCCAAAGGTGAGTAAGTTCATAAACTGGCGACGACCCATATCAGGTACGTCCATTGATTCAGAAAATTGAGCCATAGTCTACACGCTCTTTGTGTGATTTGTTGAGTATTTTGACAAGATTGGTAGCACTATATCAACTCTTGTCTGAGTCGAAATGCTAACGCCCCCAGTGATGTCTGATCTTATAGGATTGATCTGGCATCATCATTTATTAGCATTACATTTCTTTATATCCCTATCATACTTGAGTTAGGGAACTTAATATCATGACTCCATTTTTTATCTGGAGAACAGGAGGTAGAATCCAACCAAAAGTTATGCTCCCTCTACCAAAGCAGCATATTCTCCAGCTGTCATTCCCTGCACCACTTCTTGGGGATTACTTATATGTACTTTGATAAACCAGCCATTTCCATAGGGGTCATTTCCTATGGATTCTGGAGACTCAATCAAGGATTCGTTTCTTTCTATAACTACTCCTGTGACTGGGGATTTTAATTCTTCCACCGCTTTGACTGATTCGATTGTGCCAAAGGATTCTCCTCCAGACACATCATTTCCAACTTCTGTCAGTTCTAAAAATACTATATCTCCCAATTGGTCTATGGCAAAATCAGTAATGCCCACAGTAGCGATCTCACCTTCTATTCGTACATATTCATGACTATCGAGATACCGTAAATCTTCGGGATATTTGAGCTCCATAATTTTCCTCTATAGATTTAAAACCAAATTCAACCAAATTCAAAGATTGATTGCAAGCTAAGGGTCTCCAACCATCATTTGTGGACACGACTTTTAGACTTATAGAAGGGTCGTTTTACCACCTGGGCTGGATAGGTTTTACCACGTATATCCACTTCTAGCTGCTGTTTAATATTTGCTAACTCAGCAGATACATAAGCTAGAGCAATAGGATAGTTTAAGGTGGGAGACAGAGTACCGCTGGTCACCTGTCCAATAATTTTTCCAGATGATAGAACGGAGTAGCCATGACGGGGAATATTTCTTCCCTGAGTTTGTAAACCCACTAACTTACGCTCCACCCCCTGTATTTTTTGCCGTTCTAAAATCTCTCGACCAATAAAATCACCTTTTTTATCTAAATGGACTAACCATGCCAAACCAGCTTCTAAGGGTGTAGTATGATCATCAATGTCTTGACCATAAAGTGACATAGCTGCTTCTAACCGCAATGTATCCCTACAACCTAATCCACAAGGGGTGACACCCGCACCATGGAGACATTGCCAAAATTCCAGTCCCCTTTCCGAATCTACCATGATTTCAAAGCCATCTTCCCCTGTGTAACCAGTACGAGCTAAAAAGACCCTACCACCCAAAATTTCGGTTTCTAAATGACCAAAAGCTTTGATAGGTGTTAAATCATCAGCTACAAAAGACTGTAATATACCAGTAGCTTTTGGACCCTGGAGGGCAATTAATATCTTATCCCTAGATAGGTCTTCAAATTGAATTTGATTCAAGTCCAGATTTTGGCACAACCAATTCCTGTCTTTATCTGTGGTAGCTGCGTTAACAATAATTACCACTTTTTCATTATTTGTATCTTCCCTACTTTGACAATAAATAATAATATCGTCAATAATACCACCTTGAGCATTTAATAGTACAGTGTATTGAGATTGACCCGGTTGCAAACTACCTAAATCAGAAGGGACTAATTTTTCCAGTTGGACCATGAGGTTTTTACCCTGGAGGGTAAATTTACCCATGTGGGAAATATCAAACATTCCCGCACCATTTCTCACAGCTTGGTGTTCCTCAATAATACTGGTGTATTGTAAAGGCATTTCCCAACCGCCAAAGTTGGTAAATCTGGCTTTCATTTCCACACCAGTTTGATATAGAGGGGTTTTTCCCCCTGGTGAAGGAACAGAATGATTTACAGGACTGTCTGATTTGATCACGAGTTTTGAGTTAACTGACTGTATTTTAGATATTCTAATATTGTAGATTGATAAGATTTATTACTCAAAAATCATGAAGTATTGGCAAATATTTGTCGGTTTAGTTTTAACCGCAGTGTTCTTTGTATCTAACTTACCCGCACAAGCAGCCAGTTCTTCTAGTATTACCCGGTCTGCAGGGAGTAAGATAGAAATTCAAGATTATTCGGGAAAAAGTTTAGTAGGTAAGGAGTTCACCAACATTAAATTGGAAAATGCTAACTTTAGTAATGCTGATTTGCGAGGTGTAGTATTTAATGGCACATTCTTAACTGGTGCGAATTTACATGGGGTCAACTTTAGTGACGGAATTTCTTACTTGTCTAATTTTAAGAATTCTAATTTAAGCGATGCCATTTTTACTAATGCCATGATGTTGCGCTCGACATTTGACAATGTGGATGTTACCGGTGCTGACTTTACCAATGCCATTTTAGATGGAGTGGAGGTGAAAAAACTGTGTGCTAATGCTAGTGGAGTTAACTCTCAAACGGGAGTTAACACTCGTGAATCCCTAGGTTGTAGATAGAGTAAGCGGGTGATGGGACTCGAACCCACGACATTCTGCATGGGAGGCAGACATTCTACCACTGAATTACACCCGCAGTCAACAGTTGAATCGACCATTGAACTCGAGTTCAATGGTAAGGCAAAAATCTGTTAGTGTCAAGAGATTTTTGCCAGATCCTCCCCAATTGTAATTAAACTCAGAAATTAGAACTATGAACTGGTGGCAAAGACTAAAGAATAACAACTTAGCGCGATTTGGTGCAATAATACTGTTAGTATTTTACATAGGAGTAATTGGTGCCGATTTTATAGCACCCTATAATCCTTATGATTCTCAACCCCATGGTTCCCTATTACCACCGACCAAAATTTATTGGAAAACGCCAGATGGTAAATTTATTGGACCACATATTTATCCGACAACTCAGGGGGATACAAATTTAGAAAGCGGAGAAAGAAAACTAATTGTTGATTTTCAAAAACCATCATCTCTGGGTTTATTTGTAATTGGTTCTGAATATACATTATTCGAGGTAAAATTACCCTTACCTCCCACATGGGAAGAAGTAAAGATTATTCCTGGTATCACCCTAAATTTACATTTATTTGGTGCTAAAGACCCAGCTAAAATTAATTTGTTGGGAACAGATGAACAGGGTAGAGACCAATTTAGTCGGTTGCTACATGGGGGAAGGATTAGTCTATTTATCGGCATTTTTGGGATTATTATTACCTACCCATTAGGTTTAATCATTGGTGGTATTTCTGGCTATTTTGGTGGTTGGATTGATATTATTATTATGCGGTTGGCAGAAGTTTTGATGACCTTTCCTAGTATTTATTTATTAGCAGCACTGTCAGGAATTTTAAGTCCTCAATTGACCAGCACACAAAGATTTCTGCTAATAGTCTTAATTACTTCAGTGATTAGTTGGGCTGGTTTGGCCCGAGTAATTCGTGGTCAAGTCTTGTCTATTAAAGAACAGGAATTTGTTCAAGCATCACTAGCTATGGGAGGCAAACCTTTTTATATTATTTTCCGTCATGTATTACCTCAAACCGCCAGTTATGTAATTATTTCAGCCACTTTAGCTATTCCTAGTTTTATAGGTGCAGAAGCAGTATTAAGTCTAATTGGTTTAGGTATTCAACAACCTGATCCTTCTTGGGGAAACATGCTTTCTTTAGCTAGTAATGCTTCTATTTTAGTTTTACAACCCTGGTTAGTTCTAGCTCCAGCTATGCTGATAATATTGACAGTTTTAGCATTTAATTTGCTTGGTGATGGATTGAGAGATGCTCTTGATCCCCGGAGTATTCGTTAAGCCCACCCAAATCTAAGTAGGGAGGCACAATTATTTGTAGGATGGGTTGAGGAACGAAACCCATCCTATGTTCATCTTATATTTAATTCCACCCACCTAATATCTAATTCTTGGATCTATATAAGCATTGAGAATATCAATCACAATACTAGCACTAACAACAATTCCCCCGAAAAATACTAACACTCCCTGCACAGTAGGATAATCCCTGTCAGCAATTGCTTGATATAGTCTATTGGCCAACCCGGGCCAAGAAAAAGTCACCTCGGTTAAAATTGCTCCTCCCAATAAGGAAGCAAATGTTAACCCTAAAACTGTAATTACTGGTATGAGGGCATTTTTTAAAGCGTGGGATACTAAAATCTTGTTTTCTGGTATTCCTCTAGCTCGAGCTGCTTCCACATAGTCAGCTTTTAGAGTTTCTTTTAAATTCACTCTAACTATTCGCTCAAAAATGCCACTTAATAAAATTCCTAGGGTTAAACTGGGTAGAGCTAAATGATGCAAGGCCAGGAAAAAATAATTCAAGTTACCACTTAATAAACTATCAATGGTATATAAACCAGTAATAGTTGTGGGGGGACTAATATTGGGAGGAAAACGATTGGAATTAGGAAACCATTGTAACTGGACAGAGAAGACTAATTGTAATAACATTCCCGCCCAGAACATGGGGAGTGCATAGGTAATAATGCCAAATAATCTCCCCCCCAAATCCAAGGGAGTTCCTGGACGGGATGCAGAAAGGGTTCCTACTAAAATCCCCACAATGAGGGCTACTAACATGCTACAAACTGCTAGTTCCACTGTTGCGGGAAAATGTTGACTGATGATTTGCCAGACATTTTGACCACGACTAGTTAGGGAACTACCCAGGTCAAAACGGAGGATGTTCCCCAGGTAGTTGATATACTGTAGCCAAATGGGTAGGTCTAATCCCAACTGTTTTCTCAGTTCCTCTTTGGCACTTTCTGGAGCCCTACCTCCTAAAATAGCATCTGCTGGATCTCCCGGTGTTGCTCTTAATAAAAGAAAGACAATGGTGACAATGGTTAATAATTGCAGCGGTGCAAATAATAACCGAGAAGCTATGTAATACTGGAGGGCTTTAGACCGAGACATAGGGCAATAATTGTTTTTTGGGTTTTTATTTTTTGATATTTTTGTAAATCAGATTCTGAGTGGGATCAAGTTGGACGTTGTTCACGCCTTTTTGGGCAAAGACATAATCTTTGTTTTGCCATAGGGGAATATAAGGAACGTCTTCTAAAACCAGGTTCTGAATCTGATTAAATATTTTCTTTCTGGCTTCTGGATTCTGCTCTTGACGCTGTTGATCAATCAATTTATTCATGGTTTGGCTATAATAAAAAGCTCCTTGGGTTTGACTACCACCTGTTTCACAACCTTTGCTT from Cylindrospermopsis curvispora GIHE-G1 harbors:
- a CDS encoding protein adenylyltransferase SelO; protein product: MTLAETPNHTNSHNPLLSLNYEYKLESLGNDYYDEVDAEEFPQHILRWRNNSLLERLGIDHQIITDQNFIDSFGKFEGKKPFLALRYHGYQFGEYNPHLGDGRGFLYGQVRGVDGELYDFGTKGSGRTPYSRGGDGMLTLKGGVREVLAGEALHRLGVRTSRCLSMIETGLSLWRGDEPSPTRSSVMVRMSKSHIRFGTFERLHYLKRPDLIQKLLDHVIDQYYQDLNNQQDKYALFYAELVKRVAELVAQWMCAGFCHGVLNTDNMSITGESFDYGPYAFIPTYDLNFTAAYFDYYRRYCYGQQPSICYLNLELLQEPLKAVIDPADLDYGLAKFQEYYHAEYGNLMLKRLGFAQPKFPEADDLLDLTIIFLKESQINYHQFFADMAKTFSPRWREEPSLIMEESQILPRSLSVFKNWCALYHQVLNNSVSQEMATNVGTTLIQYNPQSNLLRPVIEEIWQPIVEQDNWQPFYDLIQNFHT
- a CDS encoding photosystem II protein, Psb35-related, with protein sequence MVVLIALFVIGWVAAGLIGSLAYFMGEQSKPIHERNWRSESFARLAKSITGQEINYETRTPAYGMDAYTSQGLSE
- the petA gene encoding cytochrome f, whose translation is MRNALTPARLTRAAKVMLNTLLIAIASVTFSLASDFVQPQSAAAYPFWAQETAPETPREATGRIVCANCHLAAKNTEVEVPQSVLPDTVFKAVVKIPYDTSVQQVGADGSKVGLNVGAVLMLPEGFKIAPEDRIPEELKEEVGDLPFQTYKEDQENVIIVGPLPGEEYQEIVFPVLSPNPATDKNIHFGKYSIHVGGNRGRGQVYPTGEKSNNNIYNASAGGTISKIAQTEDEDGNVKSIVSITTASGDVVEDTVPAGPELIVSEGQTVASGDALTNNPNVGGFGQKDVEIVLQDSSRVVWLIAFICLVMMAQVMLVLKKKQIEKVQAAEMNF
- the petC gene encoding cytochrome b6-f complex iron-sulfur subunit; amino-acid sequence: MAQFSESMDVPDMGRRQFMNLLTFGTVTGVAAGVLYPVVNYFIPPASGGAGGGSVAKDELGNDVSVSKFLSSHNVGDRTLVQGLKGDPTYIVVETKEAIADYGINAICTHLGCVVPWNVAENKFKCPCHGSQYDATGKVVRGPAPKSLALAHANVNDDTIVLTPWTETDFRTNENPWWA
- the gcvH gene encoding glycine cleavage system protein GcvH, producing MELKYPEDLRYLDSHEYVRIEGEIATVGITDFAIDQLGDIVFLELTEVGNDVSGGESFGTIESVKAVEELKSPVTGVVIERNESLIESPESIGNDPYGNGWFIKVHISNPQEVVQGMTAGEYAALVEGA
- the gcvT gene encoding glycine cleavage system aminomethyltransferase GcvT, encoding MKARFTNFGGWEMPLQYTSIIEEHQAVRNGAGMFDISHMGKFTLQGKNLMVQLEKLVPSDLGSLQPGQSQYTVLLNAQGGIIDDIIIYCQSREDTNNEKVVIIVNAATTDKDRNWLCQNLDLNQIQFEDLSRDKILIALQGPKATGILQSFVADDLTPIKAFGHLETEILGGRVFLARTGYTGEDGFEIMVDSERGLEFWQCLHGAGVTPCGLGCRDTLRLEAAMSLYGQDIDDHTTPLEAGLAWLVHLDKKGDFIGREILERQKIQGVERKLVGLQTQGRNIPRHGYSVLSSGKIIGQVTSGTLSPTLNYPIALAYVSAELANIKQQLEVDIRGKTYPAQVVKRPFYKSKSRVHK
- a CDS encoding pentapeptide repeat-containing protein, yielding MKYWQIFVGLVLTAVFFVSNLPAQAASSSSITRSAGSKIEIQDYSGKSLVGKEFTNIKLENANFSNADLRGVVFNGTFLTGANLHGVNFSDGISYLSNFKNSNLSDAIFTNAMMLRSTFDNVDVTGADFTNAILDGVEVKKLCANASGVNSQTGVNTRESLGCR
- a CDS encoding ABC transporter permease, encoding MNWWQRLKNNNLARFGAIILLVFYIGVIGADFIAPYNPYDSQPHGSLLPPTKIYWKTPDGKFIGPHIYPTTQGDTNLESGERKLIVDFQKPSSLGLFVIGSEYTLFEVKLPLPPTWEEVKIIPGITLNLHLFGAKDPAKINLLGTDEQGRDQFSRLLHGGRISLFIGIFGIIITYPLGLIIGGISGYFGGWIDIIIMRLAEVLMTFPSIYLLAALSGILSPQLTSTQRFLLIVLITSVISWAGLARVIRGQVLSIKEQEFVQASLAMGGKPFYIIFRHVLPQTASYVIISATLAIPSFIGAEAVLSLIGLGIQQPDPSWGNMLSLASNASILVLQPWLVLAPAMLIILTVLAFNLLGDGLRDALDPRSIR
- a CDS encoding ABC transporter permease — encoded protein: MSRSKALQYYIASRLLFAPLQLLTIVTIVFLLLRATPGDPADAILGGRAPESAKEELRKQLGLDLPIWLQYINYLGNILRFDLGSSLTSRGQNVWQIISQHFPATVELAVCSMLVALIVGILVGTLSASRPGTPLDLGGRLFGIITYALPMFWAGMLLQLVFSVQLQWFPNSNRFPPNISPPTTITGLYTIDSLLSGNLNYFFLALHHLALPSLTLGILLSGIFERIVRVNLKETLKADYVEAARARGIPENKILVSHALKNALIPVITVLGLTFASLLGGAILTEVTFSWPGLANRLYQAIADRDYPTVQGVLVFFGGIVVSASIVIDILNAYIDPRIRY